A DNA window from Arachis hypogaea cultivar Tifrunner chromosome 18, arahy.Tifrunner.gnm2.J5K5, whole genome shotgun sequence contains the following coding sequences:
- the LOC112769104 gene encoding uncharacterized protein isoform X1, producing the protein MWRFNPFTHKEAAGLEGRVIDVGNLKINVQKAIAEGGFSCVYLARDAFHMSKQYALKHIICNDDESLALAKKEISVMKSLVGHPNVVTLHAHTIFDMGRTKEAFLVMEYCEKSLVSVLESRGAGYFDENQVLLIFRDVCNAVFAMHCQFPPIAHRDLKAENLLLGSDGLWKLCDFGSTSTNHKRFEKPEEMGIEEDNIRKYTTPAYRAPEMWDLFLREVINEKVDIWALGCLLFRICYFKSAFDGESKLQVLNGNYRIPDLPRYSSSVTDLIRDMLQARPDDRPDITQVWFRVNEQLPITLQKSLPDRPPELPASNHPEGSSMSTNKSHPAPSRNPPPPPSSVESKPSVQASVASRGGGNGGQLGAFWSTQHANDSIVSKEKSKPVFDEEPSSNNNTLKDDRVHPENDQLPKNVGTNKVANAPTHSVKSSVHGKSHKPDTASSKDFELNFFKDKGQMNERGLSNIDNTATFQDHAFNTFVAEFDTAKLSPGLKSEREETLEAEVEKLKGQLKEANIAKAEITSKYEKLSAICRSQRQELQDLKQALAAKTPSPNREGMRTSPALTSSASTKEQIGETVWELQQDKTERKTPGSEPKSWQAFPEEPRQQTSFSADNTSKSVRTRNTQQKPQPAPVAANFDSWGFGSDNFSAVRASTPQMPRPGEGSNSQAFGEAKAFEKKSTTPPAGWAGF; encoded by the exons ATGTGGAGATTTAACCCATTTACACACAAGGAGGCAGCTGGCCTTGAAGGCCGAGTTATAGATGTCGGCAATCTTAAGATAAATGTCCAGAAGGCCATCGCAGAAGGAGGGTTCTCTTGTGTTTACTTAGCACGTGATGCTTTCCATATGTCAAAGCAATATGCGTTGAAGCACATCATATGCAATGATGATGAATCACTTGCATTGGCAAAGAAGGAGATATCTGTGATGAAGTCACTGGTAGGACATCCCAATGTAGTCACACTTCATGCTCATACAATATTTGATATGGGTAGGACAAAAGAGGCATTTCTTGTAATGGAATATTGCGAGAAGTCTCTTGTTAGTGTGCTGGAAAGCCGAGGAGCAGGTTATTTTGATGAGAACCAGGTTCTCTTAATCTTCAGGGATGTATGTAATGCAGTTTTTGCTATGCACTGCCAGTTCCCACCTATTGCTCACCG AGACTTGAAAGCAGAGAATCTTTTATTAGGTTCAGATGGTTTATGGAAGTTGTGTGACTTTGGAAGCACTTCCACCAATCACAAGCGTTTTGAGAAGCCAGAAGAAATGGGAATCGAGGAAGACAATATCAGGAAGTACACAACCCCTGCCTACAGGGCCCCTGAG ATGTGGGATCTGTTCCTTAGAGAAGTCATCAACGAGAAAGTGGACATATGG GCACTAGGGTGTCTCCTTTTTCGCATATGCTATTTCAAAAGTGCTTTTGACGGGGAATCAAAGCTCCAAGTCTTAAATGGAAACTACCGCATTCCTGATTTGCCTAGATACAGTTCATCAGTCACGGATTTAATCAGAGACATGCTTCAAGCTAGACCAGATGACAGACCAGATATCACGCAG GTCTGGTTTCGTGTTAATGAGCAGCTACCTATTACTTTACAGAAGTCATTGCCTGACAGGCCACCTGAGTTGCCTGCTTCCAACCATCCGGAAG GTTCTTCAATGTCCACTAACAAATCACACCCAGCACCTAGCAGGAATCCACCTCCCCCGCCTTCATCTGTAGAATCCAAACCATCGGTCCAGGCATCTGTTGCTTCTAGGGGTGGTGGAAATGGGGGGCAGCTTGGTGCTTTCTGGTCCACTCAGCATGCAAATGATTCAATCGTTTCCAAGGAAAAGAGTAAACCTGTATTTGATGAAGAACCATCTAGTAACAATAACACATTAAAGGATGATAGAGTTCATCCAGAGAATGATCAGTTACCCAAAAATGTTGGTACTAACAAAGTGGCCAACGCACCAACTCATTCAGTAAAAAGCAGTGTACATGGAAAGTCACACAAGCCTGACACTGCATCATCCAAGGATTTCGAATTGAACTTTTTTAAGGATAAAGGTCAGATGAATGAGAGGGGATTGTCAAATATAGACAATACAGCTACGTTTCAGGATCATGCTTTTAACACTTTTGTTGCAGAATTTGATACTGCTAAGCTCAGTCCTGGACTTAAGTCTGAAAGGGAAGAAACATTAGAAGCTGAGGTGGAGAAACTGAAAGGGCAGTTGAAGGAAGCAAACATAGCCAAAGCTGAAATCACTTCAAAGTATGAAAAGCTTTCTGCTATATGCAGATCGCAAAGGCAAGAATTACAGGATCTAAAACAGGCACTTGCAGCAAAAACTCCCTCACCAAATAGGGAGGGTATGAGGACCTCTCCTGCACTTACATCATCTGCATCCACG AAGGAGCAGATTGGCGAAACCGTTTGGGAACTTCAGCAggataaaactgagaggaagactCCTGGTTCAGAACCAAAGTCATGGCAGGCTTTTCCTGAGGAACCACGACAACAAACCTCCTTTTCAGCTGACAATACTTCAAAATCTGTCAGGACTAGAAATACCCAGCAGAAGCCGCAGCCTGCTCCAGTTGCTGCTAACTTCGATTCGTGGGGTTTTGGATCTGATAACTTCAGTGCTGTAAGAGCTAGTACCCCACAGATGCCAAGACCTGGTGAAGGGAGTAATTCTCAGGCATTTGGTGAAGCAAAGGCATTTGAGAAGAAATCAACTACCCCCCCTGCTGGATGGGCTGGATTTTAA
- the LOC112769104 gene encoding uncharacterized protein isoform X2: MWRFNPFTHKEAAGLEGRVIDVGNLKINVQKAIAEGGFSCVYLARDAFHMSKQYALKHIICNDDESLALAKKEISVMKSLVGHPNVVTLHAHTIFDMGRTKEAFLVMEYCEKSLVSVLESRGAGYFDENQVLLIFRDVCNAVFAMHCQFPPIAHRDLKAENLLLGSDGLWKLCDFGSTSTNHKRFEKPEEMGIEEDNIRKYTTPAYRAPEMWDLFLREVINEKVDIWALGCLLFRICYFKSAFDGESKLQVLNGNYRIPDLPRYSSSVTDLIRDMLQARPDDRPDITQVWFRVNEQLPITLQKSLPDRPPELPASNHPEGSSMSTNKSHPAPSRNPPPPPSSVESKPSVQASVASRGGGNGGQLGAFWSTQHANDSIVSKEKSKPVFDEEPSSNNNTLKDDRVHPENDQLPKNVGTNKVANAPTHSVKSSVHGKSHKPDTASSKDFELNFFKDKEFDTAKLSPGLKSEREETLEAEVEKLKGQLKEANIAKAEITSKYEKLSAICRSQRQELQDLKQALAAKTPSPNREGMRTSPALTSSASTKEQIGETVWELQQDKTERKTPGSEPKSWQAFPEEPRQQTSFSADNTSKSVRTRNTQQKPQPAPVAANFDSWGFGSDNFSAVRASTPQMPRPGEGSNSQAFGEAKAFEKKSTTPPAGWAGF; this comes from the exons ATGTGGAGATTTAACCCATTTACACACAAGGAGGCAGCTGGCCTTGAAGGCCGAGTTATAGATGTCGGCAATCTTAAGATAAATGTCCAGAAGGCCATCGCAGAAGGAGGGTTCTCTTGTGTTTACTTAGCACGTGATGCTTTCCATATGTCAAAGCAATATGCGTTGAAGCACATCATATGCAATGATGATGAATCACTTGCATTGGCAAAGAAGGAGATATCTGTGATGAAGTCACTGGTAGGACATCCCAATGTAGTCACACTTCATGCTCATACAATATTTGATATGGGTAGGACAAAAGAGGCATTTCTTGTAATGGAATATTGCGAGAAGTCTCTTGTTAGTGTGCTGGAAAGCCGAGGAGCAGGTTATTTTGATGAGAACCAGGTTCTCTTAATCTTCAGGGATGTATGTAATGCAGTTTTTGCTATGCACTGCCAGTTCCCACCTATTGCTCACCG AGACTTGAAAGCAGAGAATCTTTTATTAGGTTCAGATGGTTTATGGAAGTTGTGTGACTTTGGAAGCACTTCCACCAATCACAAGCGTTTTGAGAAGCCAGAAGAAATGGGAATCGAGGAAGACAATATCAGGAAGTACACAACCCCTGCCTACAGGGCCCCTGAG ATGTGGGATCTGTTCCTTAGAGAAGTCATCAACGAGAAAGTGGACATATGG GCACTAGGGTGTCTCCTTTTTCGCATATGCTATTTCAAAAGTGCTTTTGACGGGGAATCAAAGCTCCAAGTCTTAAATGGAAACTACCGCATTCCTGATTTGCCTAGATACAGTTCATCAGTCACGGATTTAATCAGAGACATGCTTCAAGCTAGACCAGATGACAGACCAGATATCACGCAG GTCTGGTTTCGTGTTAATGAGCAGCTACCTATTACTTTACAGAAGTCATTGCCTGACAGGCCACCTGAGTTGCCTGCTTCCAACCATCCGGAAG GTTCTTCAATGTCCACTAACAAATCACACCCAGCACCTAGCAGGAATCCACCTCCCCCGCCTTCATCTGTAGAATCCAAACCATCGGTCCAGGCATCTGTTGCTTCTAGGGGTGGTGGAAATGGGGGGCAGCTTGGTGCTTTCTGGTCCACTCAGCATGCAAATGATTCAATCGTTTCCAAGGAAAAGAGTAAACCTGTATTTGATGAAGAACCATCTAGTAACAATAACACATTAAAGGATGATAGAGTTCATCCAGAGAATGATCAGTTACCCAAAAATGTTGGTACTAACAAAGTGGCCAACGCACCAACTCATTCAGTAAAAAGCAGTGTACATGGAAAGTCACACAAGCCTGACACTGCATCATCCAAGGATTTCGAATTGAACTTTTTTAAGGATAAAG AATTTGATACTGCTAAGCTCAGTCCTGGACTTAAGTCTGAAAGGGAAGAAACATTAGAAGCTGAGGTGGAGAAACTGAAAGGGCAGTTGAAGGAAGCAAACATAGCCAAAGCTGAAATCACTTCAAAGTATGAAAAGCTTTCTGCTATATGCAGATCGCAAAGGCAAGAATTACAGGATCTAAAACAGGCACTTGCAGCAAAAACTCCCTCACCAAATAGGGAGGGTATGAGGACCTCTCCTGCACTTACATCATCTGCATCCACG AAGGAGCAGATTGGCGAAACCGTTTGGGAACTTCAGCAggataaaactgagaggaagactCCTGGTTCAGAACCAAAGTCATGGCAGGCTTTTCCTGAGGAACCACGACAACAAACCTCCTTTTCAGCTGACAATACTTCAAAATCTGTCAGGACTAGAAATACCCAGCAGAAGCCGCAGCCTGCTCCAGTTGCTGCTAACTTCGATTCGTGGGGTTTTGGATCTGATAACTTCAGTGCTGTAAGAGCTAGTACCCCACAGATGCCAAGACCTGGTGAAGGGAGTAATTCTCAGGCATTTGGTGAAGCAAAGGCATTTGAGAAGAAATCAACTACCCCCCCTGCTGGATGGGCTGGATTTTAA